One region of Candidatus Cetobacterium colombiensis genomic DNA includes:
- the yajC gene encoding preprotein translocase subunit YajC — protein sequence MNELFAKYGGMILTFAIWAAVFYFLLILPNKKKQKKHQEMLDSLKEGAEVVTTGGIKGTISSIGPEFLTIRIDKGVNIQVLKNSISRVLK from the coding sequence ATGAACGAATTATTCGCTAAATATGGTGGAATGATACTTACATTTGCTATTTGGGCAGCTGTATTTTATTTCTTACTTATTTTACCAAACAAAAAGAAGCAAAAGAAACATCAGGAAATGTTGGATTCATTAAAAGAGGGAGCTGAAGTTGTTACTACTGGAGGTATAAAAGGTACTATTTCTAGTATTGGCCCTGAGTTTTTAACTATTAGAATTGATAAAGGTGTTAATATCCAAGTTCTTAAGAATTCTATTTCAAGAGTTTTAAAATAA
- the dnaJ gene encoding molecular chaperone DnaJ, producing the protein MAKRDFYEVLGISKGASDTEIKKAYRKAAMKYHPDKFSGASDTEKKEAEDKFKEINEAYQVLSDENKRAQYDKFGHAAFENGGGGAGGFGGGFGGGFEDLGDIFGSFFGGGGGFGGFGGFGGSRQRGPEPGEDLRYNLELTLEEAAKGVEKTLKYKRTGTCGTCHGTGAQEGSKMSKCSKCNGTGTIHVTQRTVFGNFQTAQECDACHGKGEVPEKKCKKCHGTGIDTETVEKTIKIPAGIDDGQKLRLSGMGNASTEGGPNGDLYVYIIVKHHPFFERNGDDIICNVPITFARAALGGEIEIPTLNGKKTIKIPAGTQNDKMFRMKGEGIKNPRSPYTGDQIVRIKIEVPVNLNAEQQDLLKKFDESLKDKNHKDNKNFFDKLKNFFS; encoded by the coding sequence ATGGCTAAGAGAGACTTTTATGAAGTTTTAGGGATTAGTAAGGGGGCTTCTGATACAGAAATAAAAAAAGCATATAGAAAAGCTGCTATGAAATATCACCCAGATAAATTTAGTGGTGCTAGTGATACAGAGAAAAAAGAAGCTGAAGATAAATTTAAAGAGATTAATGAGGCATATCAAGTTCTTTCAGATGAAAATAAAAGAGCTCAATATGATAAATTTGGTCATGCTGCCTTTGAAAATGGTGGCGGCGGAGCTGGTGGCTTTGGTGGCGGCTTCGGCGGTGGCTTTGAAGATTTAGGAGATATCTTTGGTTCCTTCTTTGGTGGTGGAGGTGGTTTCGGAGGATTCGGTGGTTTTGGTGGTTCTCGTCAAAGAGGTCCTGAACCAGGTGAAGATTTAAGATACAATCTTGAACTAACGTTAGAAGAAGCAGCAAAAGGTGTTGAAAAAACTTTAAAATACAAGAGAACTGGTACTTGTGGAACTTGTCATGGAACTGGTGCACAAGAAGGTTCAAAAATGAGTAAGTGTTCTAAATGTAATGGAACTGGTACAATACATGTGACTCAAAGAACAGTTTTTGGAAACTTCCAAACTGCTCAAGAATGTGATGCTTGTCATGGTAAAGGTGAAGTTCCAGAGAAAAAATGTAAAAAATGTCATGGAACTGGAATAGATACTGAAACAGTTGAAAAAACTATTAAAATTCCTGCTGGTATTGATGATGGACAAAAACTTAGACTTTCTGGAATGGGTAATGCTAGTACAGAAGGTGGACCAAATGGTGATTTATATGTTTATATTATAGTTAAGCATCACCCATTCTTTGAAAGAAATGGAGATGACATAATATGTAATGTTCCAATTACTTTTGCTAGGGCTGCTCTTGGAGGAGAAATAGAGATTCCTACATTAAATGGTAAGAAAACTATTAAAATTCCTGCTGGAACACAAAATGACAAAATGTTTAGAATGAAAGGTGAAGGTATTAAAAATCCAAGAAGTCCTTACACTGGAGATCAAATTGTTAGAATAAAAATCGAAGTTCCTGTTAACCTTAATGCAGAACAACAAGATCTTTTAAAGAAATTTGATGAAAGTTTAAAAGATAAAAACCACAAAGATAATAAGAATTTCTTCGATAAATTAAAAAATTTCTTCTCTTAA